Part of the Vibrio sp. SCSIO 43137 genome, TTGGCTTTCTGCTTCTCCGGCTGGCTAAACTTGCGGGTCACTGGAAACCGGCTCAGATTTGCCCTGCTACCAGCCAGACTCTCATCGATTCCTGCAAACAGTGCCCGGTAGTAGGCGCTGTTCTGTTTGGCGTTGCTGATTCTTTCAGGAAGAAGTGAAAACAACAGGGTTTCCCTCTCTTCAGCGGCGATAAAACAGCGGCTATCCACTTTCTCACTCATTTCTGCTCCTTAAATCCAACGCTTACGTCGTTTATACGACTTGAGGTTTTTAAAGCTTTTACGCTCTCCCTCACCACCACCAAGATAGAACTCTTTTACGTCTTCGTTATTCAGCAGCGCATGTTTGCTGCCATCGAGAACGATTTTGCCTGACTCCATAATGTAGCCGTAATCGGCGGCCTGCAGGGCAAAGTTGGCGTTCTGCTCCACCAGCAACATGGTGATACCGTGCTCTTTATTGATCTTCTCAATAATGGAAAATACTTCTTTAACCAGAAGCGGTGATAACCCCATTGAAGGCTCATCTAGCAGTATCATCTTAGGCCTTGCCATTAACGCCCTGCCGATTGCCAGCATCTGCTGTTCACCACCGGAAAGGTATCCCGCCAGACCTGTTCTTTCACGCAGGCGGGGGAAGTAGTCCAGCACCATTTCGATATCCTGATCGACTTCGTTGTCGTTACGGGTATAAGCACCAAGGCGTAGGTTCTCAATAACCGTCATATCTTCTACGATACGGCGCCCTTCCATTACCTGAAAGATACCGGCACGGACGATCTCTTCCGGACTTTTATTGTCAATACGTTGGCCCATAAAGGTGATTTCGCCACGGGTCACTTCACCGTCTTCGGTTTTCAGCAGGCCGGAAATGGCTTTCAATGTGGTTGATTTACCAGCACCGTTAGCACCTAGCAGAGTAACTATCTGCCCTTTAGGAATCTCAAGGCTGACACCACGCAATACCAGTATTACGTCGTCGTAGACCACCTCGATATTATTCACAGAGAGCATTATTTCTTCAGGCTCTATATTCCTTGCGATTTCACTCATCAAGTGACTCCTTGTATGGGCGGAGGTTTCCCTCCGCCATTCGCTTTTTGCTGTTATCTAATTGCTGTTCTGTTGTCGCTATTAGTAACCTAACCAGTCATCACGACGTGACAATGTCACCTCAGATACTTTATTCACCTCTACGTTGCCGCCGTTGTTGTTACCCATGAAGACGTTAACAGTTGTGGTACCACGGTGATCATCCGGCTGCCAGTTCGCAGGGATACAGACACCTTCCAGCCCTTTCGGCACCCAGTTTTCACGTGCGTACATGCCTTTCTTAATATTTTCGCCGGTAATGCCGCCGTTGGCCTTAGCCCACTCCATCGCTTCTTTCATGTAGAAAGCGGAACAAACACCGCGGATATAGTGGTGTGTACGGAATTGGTCAGGTTTAGACTCAGACAGTTTTGAAATCTCTTCTACAAGCTCCATGCCCTTGTTGCTGTCTCCCCAGAAAGCGGTCATACCTGGGAATACATAGTCTTTCAGGCCATCACCAGCAGCTTCAATCACCGGCTTATCACCACCCCAGATGTTGGCCATATACTGGAACTGGGTACCTACTGTGTTACAAGATTTCACCAGCGAGATAACCGAGCCACCAAGGTTAGCAATATAGCCGTAGTTGGTGCCCGACTGCTTAAGTGACAGACATTGTGCCTTAAAGTCACCCGGCTTCAGTGAAACCACTACTGGTGACATCACTTCAAATCCAAGTTCCTCTGCGTATTCAGCACACGCCTCTTTTGGTGCGTTAGGGAACGGGTGATTATCACCGATATGGGTAAACTTAGGCTTACCGCTGTTGCCCTTCTGCTCCCAGTCATTTTTCGCCCATTTCACCAGTGCGCGACAGGCATCGGAGTATGAAGCGCCATAGAAGAAGTTATAAGGTGCAGGCTTAGCGGTTTTCGGGTTCTTTCCAGTCGGATCCGTCAGGTGACCGGAATAAGACGCTGAATATACCGGTACTTTATCCCTTGTTACGAAGGAGATAAGTGCTTCAGTATCCGCGGTACCCCAACCCTGCATTGCCACCATGTTTTTACGGGCAACCCAGCGTTTATAGTTAGATATCGCCACCGGCACTTTATAGGCCATATCGACGGTCTCGAACTCCAATTCTGTTCCGTCAATCCCGCCATGATTGTTAATCCATTGCAGGGCATCGCGCACACCAGAACCATATGGCTTACTCACATAAGCAGTCGGTCCGGAGAAATCCACCAGATGGCCGACAAATACAGAGTCTTTCGCCAGAGTTGGTGCAGTCACTAGTGCCGCCGACAGCAACAGCGGTGCCGCCAAAATTCCTTTATTCATAACTATTATGTCCTTGTTGATATGGTTTTTATGCAGGCGCAACTGCGCCTGCCCTACCGGTTAATATGAGAACGGATAGTGCTTCCAGTAAGCCCGAATCTGTTGCCAGCGGTGTGCCAGCCCTTGAGGTTCGAAAATAAGGAACAGCATTATCACTAATCCGACAGCCATCTCTTTGAGGTACGCCAGTCCATCGGCGAAGCTCGCTGTATCACCAAACACAGACAAACCCGCGACACCCAGCTCTAAAACTTCAGGAAGCAGTACAATAAACACTGTCCCCATCAGAGTTCCTTTCACCGAACTCAGTCCGCCGATGATGATCATGGCGAGGAACTGAATCGACATCATAATGGTAAAGCCTTCCGCAGAAACAAAGCCGAGATAGTGACCGTACAGCGCCCCACCTATACCTGCGTAGAAGGCGCAGATACCAAAGGAGAGCAGACGGTACTTGGAGAGGTTAATCCCCATAATTTCTGCCGAAAGGTAGTGGTCACGAACCGAGACAAACGCCCTTCCGTCACGGGAACGGATCAGGTTCGACGCCCACATATACATAAATATCAGTGCAAACAGAGCAATGTAGAAGAAGCTCTCATCGGTGATAAATTCGTAGCCAAAGAGATTAATCGGGTTGGCACTTGCACCATAAGAGCCGCCACTAAACCAGTTTGCCCGGGCGAAAAAGTCTTCCAGAATAAACTGCGCTGCCAGCGTCGCTATGGCTAGGTATAGACCTTTAATCCGTGCTGCCGGTAAACCAAACAGCATGCCCACAATCATGGTCATCCAGCCTGCAATTGGAATAGCAAACACCACCGGAATACCAAACTGATTATTCAGCCAGGCTGAGGCAAAGGCACCGAAGCCGAAAAAGGCACCATGTCCCAGCGAGATCTGTCCGGTAAAGCCGACCAGAATATTTAGCCCTAGCGCCGCTATACCCAAATAGGAGATCTGAATAAACAGGTTTAGCAGATAGATATCCATAAACAGTGGTGCTGCCAACATCAGCACTACGCCGCCTATGGCAATGTTACGTATGGTGCTGGTTTCGAAAATCGGTGTATCGTCTTTGTATGTGGTGCGAAAATCACCACAAGGCCGCATGCTAATCTGAGCCATCGGTCATTCTCCTTAAATTCGTTCAATATCTTTGGTGCCAAACAGGCCGTATGGCTTAAAGGCCAGAATGATCAGCAGTACATAGAATGGGGCGATGTTGTACAGGTTGCCCACCTGCAGGTACTGACTGTCGACAAATTCTGCCAGGTTCTCCAGTACCCCGATGGTGATTCCACCGACAATGGCACCGACCACGGAATCCAGCCCGCCAAGAATAACCGCCGGAAACACCTTGATACCGATAATGGAGAGCGCATCCGATACACCGTTAACGATACCGATAACAATACCCGCCGTTGCTGATACCAGCGCCGAGATAGCCCAGCTAAGTGCGAACACCTTTTTGATGGAAATACCCAGACTCTGGGCAACCTGCTGGTTAAACGCCGTGGCACGCATGGCCAGACCCATTTTGCTGAACTTAAAGAACCAGTAGAAAGCGCCCATGATAATGACCGAGAAGATCAGGCTGAGAATATAGGCAAACTCAACATTCAGGCCGCCTATATTGACTACATTGGTTTCAAATACTTGCGGGTAACTTACCGCTGAAACACCAAACATCCACTTCATCAATGCCTGGAAGAACATAGACAAGCCTATGGTCACCATAATTACTGAAATAATGGGTTCACCGATGAGCGGGCGCAGAACAATAGTCTGCACCGCAATACCGAACACCGTCATAAAAGCCAGTGTCAGTAAAAAGCCGAGAAAGAAAGGCAGTTGCAGATGAACAAGAGCTGCCCAGCAAACCCATGCCCCAATCAACAGAAACTCGCCCTGTGAGAAGTTAACCACCTGAGTTGATTTGTATATCAGCACGAAACACATAGCCACTACACCGTATAACATGCCGACAATCACGCCGTTTATGACGAGCTGTAATAATAGTTCCGTATTCACTATGCGATCCTCCGTTGTTCGCTTTGCGCCTCTGGCTGCTCATGTTCAATAAGCGTCTCCCACCACCAACGAGGTCTTGATACGTGTTTTGGTTCCATCCTGATAGGTAATCACCGTATCGACATCCACCTGTTTATCATCGCTGTACAGGGTTTCAATAATGTCGCCGTACTTCTCAGCTACCACGCCGCGGCGTACTTTACGGGTACGGGTCAGTTCGCCGTCATCAGCATCCAGCTCCTTATAGAGCAGGATAAATTTGCTGATTTTCTGCGCTTCCGGCAGCGATTCATTCACCTTAAGCACTTCTTCTCTCACCGCCTGATACACCTCAGGCTGTGCTGACAAGTTTGTATAGTTGGTGAAAGCGATGCCTTTCTGCTCAGCCCACTTGGCCACAATGGCGTAGCGGATACAGATAATGGCGGAGAGCCACGGTCTGTCTTTGCCTACTACTACGGCTTCTGCAATAAACGGAGAGAACTTAAGTTTGTTTTCAATAAACTGTGGTGAGTAGCGGGCGCCCAGGCTGGTTTCCGACATATCTTTCAGTCGGTCTATTACTACCAGATGGCCAGACTCTTTGAAGTAACCCGCATCACCGGTGTGCATCCAGCCATCTCGTACATCTTCTTCATAAGCTTGCATATTGTTCAGGTAGCCGGTAAACATACCGCTGCTTTTCGCGATGATTTCGCCAACACCATTACTATCCGGGTTGATGACTTTCACTTCAGAGTTATCGAAAGCGACACCCACTGAGTCGTAATCCACATCGTCAGCATGATGCACGGTATAAGCACCACACATTTCTGTCTGACCATAAAGCTGTTTTAGCGGAACCCCGATCGCCTGCAAGTAGCGGAAAGTATCCGGCCCCATGGCCGCACCACCCGTTGCGGCCGATGTCAGATTAGAGAACCCAAGGCGGTCACGTAGTGCCCTCAGTAGTATCCATTCTGCCAGTTTGGATCGCTTGCCCTGATCCAGAGCCTTGTTCGCCAGCTGCATGCCCAGCTTGTACATCTTCTGTTTAAAGGGAGTAGAGTCCATCATTCGCGCAGATACATCGGCCACAATGTTTTCCCACACTCGCGGTGCCAGCAGAACAAAGCTTGGGCCAATTTCACGCAGATCCGACATCATGGTCTCCTGCTCTTCCACGAAATTGACGATCTGGCGTGCAACCAGTGCCTGACCGACAACATAAACCTGCTCCATAATCCAAGGCAAAGGCAGTACGGAAACATAGTTTCCTCCCGGATCACGCGGGTCTGCCCGCAGATAGGCGCCACAATGTTCAAGGAACGGGCCACTGCGCAACTGCGCCAGCTTAGGCTTAGAAGTAGTGCCGGAAGTAGTACAGAGAATAGAGAGATCTTCACCCTTAGTTGCCGCAACTAATGCGTCATACTGCTGCGGGTTCTGCTTATCCAACCGACGGCCGGTTTCATAGAGTTTCTCTACATCGATCAGTCTCGGATCGTCATATTTACGCATTCCCCTTGGGTCGCAATAGACAATAAATTCTACACTTGGAATTTCATCGCCCAGCTCCAGTAACTTGTCACACTGTTCTTCATCTTCGGCAATAATGATTTTCGCCTTGGCGTAGTTGATCAGGTAAGCCACCTCTTCGTGCATTGAGTCCTGATAAACCCCAAGTGAGTAACCTTTAATGGCATGTGCGGCCAACTCGCCCCACACCCATTCCGGGCGGTTATCACCCAGAAGACCGACAACATCACCTTCTGTGATACCCAGATCAATCATTGCCAGCGATAACCATTTCACTCTGTCGTTATAGTCAAGCCAGCTAAACTCGCGCCAGATACCAAACTCTTTCTCACGCATTGCAATTTGATCCGGCCATTTTTCTGCATTGTATTTCAGTACCTTTGGAAAGGTGTCAAGGGTGGTTACGTCTGCCCATTGTTTGTGCTGCTGTCCCATTAGGCGCTCTCCTCCAGCGTTGGTAGTTCCTCGCCCAGATAGGCTCGTTTAACATGCGGGTTATCCATAACCTGCTCCGGATCGCCGGTTGCAATGTGTTTACCGAAATCCAGTACCAATACCCGGTTAGAGATATCCATAACCACGCCCATATCGTGTTCTATCATGATCACTGTGATGCCCAGCTCTTCGTTAAGATCCATGATGTAGCGGGCCATATCCTCTTTCTCTTCAAGGTTCATTCCCGCCATAGGCTCATCAAGTAGCAGCAGCTTAGGTTTTAACGCAATCGCCCGCGCCAGCTCAACACGCTTACGCAGACCGTAAGATAAGGTTCCCGCCGTCGCTTTGCGGATATGCTGGATCTCCAGAAAGTCGATTACCTCTTCCACATATTTGCGGTGAGCCATCTCTTCC contains:
- a CDS encoding ABC transporter ATP-binding protein; protein product: MSEIARNIEPEEIMLSVNNIEVVYDDVILVLRGVSLEIPKGQIVTLLGANGAGKSTTLKAISGLLKTEDGEVTRGEITFMGQRIDNKSPEEIVRAGIFQVMEGRRIVEDMTVIENLRLGAYTRNDNEVDQDIEMVLDYFPRLRERTGLAGYLSGGEQQMLAIGRALMARPKMILLDEPSMGLSPLLVKEVFSIIEKINKEHGITMLLVEQNANFALQAADYGYIMESGKIVLDGSKHALLNNEDVKEFYLGGGEGERKSFKNLKSYKRRKRWI
- a CDS encoding ABC transporter substrate-binding protein — translated: MNKGILAAPLLLSAALVTAPTLAKDSVFVGHLVDFSGPTAYVSKPYGSGVRDALQWINNHGGIDGTELEFETVDMAYKVPVAISNYKRWVARKNMVAMQGWGTADTEALISFVTRDKVPVYSASYSGHLTDPTGKNPKTAKPAPYNFFYGASYSDACRALVKWAKNDWEQKGNSGKPKFTHIGDNHPFPNAPKEACAEYAEELGFEVMSPVVVSLKPGDFKAQCLSLKQSGTNYGYIANLGGSVISLVKSCNTVGTQFQYMANIWGGDKPVIEAAGDGLKDYVFPGMTAFWGDSNKGMELVEEISKLSESKPDQFRTHHYIRGVCSAFYMKEAMEWAKANGGITGENIKKGMYARENWVPKGLEGVCIPANWQPDDHRGTTTVNVFMGNNNGGNVEVNKVSEVTLSRRDDWLGY
- a CDS encoding branched-chain amino acid ABC transporter permease → MAQISMRPCGDFRTTYKDDTPIFETSTIRNIAIGGVVLMLAAPLFMDIYLLNLFIQISYLGIAALGLNILVGFTGQISLGHGAFFGFGAFASAWLNNQFGIPVVFAIPIAGWMTMIVGMLFGLPAARIKGLYLAIATLAAQFILEDFFARANWFSGGSYGASANPINLFGYEFITDESFFYIALFALIFMYMWASNLIRSRDGRAFVSVRDHYLSAEIMGINLSKYRLLSFGICAFYAGIGGALYGHYLGFVSAEGFTIMMSIQFLAMIIIGGLSSVKGTLMGTVFIVLLPEVLELGVAGLSVFGDTASFADGLAYLKEMAVGLVIMLFLIFEPQGLAHRWQQIRAYWKHYPFSY
- a CDS encoding branched-chain amino acid ABC transporter permease; its protein translation is MNTELLLQLVINGVIVGMLYGVVAMCFVLIYKSTQVVNFSQGEFLLIGAWVCWAALVHLQLPFFLGFLLTLAFMTVFGIAVQTIVLRPLIGEPIISVIMVTIGLSMFFQALMKWMFGVSAVSYPQVFETNVVNIGGLNVEFAYILSLIFSVIIMGAFYWFFKFSKMGLAMRATAFNQQVAQSLGISIKKVFALSWAISALVSATAGIVIGIVNGVSDALSIIGIKVFPAVILGGLDSVVGAIVGGITIGVLENLAEFVDSQYLQVGNLYNIAPFYVLLIILAFKPYGLFGTKDIERI
- a CDS encoding long-chain fatty acid--CoA ligase, whose product is MGQQHKQWADVTTLDTFPKVLKYNAEKWPDQIAMREKEFGIWREFSWLDYNDRVKWLSLAMIDLGITEGDVVGLLGDNRPEWVWGELAAHAIKGYSLGVYQDSMHEEVAYLINYAKAKIIIAEDEEQCDKLLELGDEIPSVEFIVYCDPRGMRKYDDPRLIDVEKLYETGRRLDKQNPQQYDALVAATKGEDLSILCTTSGTTSKPKLAQLRSGPFLEHCGAYLRADPRDPGGNYVSVLPLPWIMEQVYVVGQALVARQIVNFVEEQETMMSDLREIGPSFVLLAPRVWENIVADVSARMMDSTPFKQKMYKLGMQLANKALDQGKRSKLAEWILLRALRDRLGFSNLTSAATGGAAMGPDTFRYLQAIGVPLKQLYGQTEMCGAYTVHHADDVDYDSVGVAFDNSEVKVINPDSNGVGEIIAKSSGMFTGYLNNMQAYEEDVRDGWMHTGDAGYFKESGHLVVIDRLKDMSETSLGARYSPQFIENKLKFSPFIAEAVVVGKDRPWLSAIICIRYAIVAKWAEQKGIAFTNYTNLSAQPEVYQAVREEVLKVNESLPEAQKISKFILLYKELDADDGELTRTRKVRRGVVAEKYGDIIETLYSDDKQVDVDTVITYQDGTKTRIKTSLVVGDAY
- a CDS encoding ABC transporter ATP-binding protein, with amino-acid sequence MVSETPLLQINDISLAFGGVKALTDVSFHVNEKEIFSIIGPNGAGKTSMLNCISGRYTPNKGSVVFDGQNVTKKTPSQRAELGFGRTFQNLALFAHMSVLDNIMVGRHHMLKNNFVTGPLYWFSNAQKEEMAHRKYVEEVIDFLEIQHIRKATAGTLSYGLRKRVELARAIALKPKLLLLDEPMAGMNLEEKEDMARYIMDLNEELGITVIMIEHDMGVVMDISNRVLVLDFGKHIATGDPEQVMDNPHVKRAYLGEELPTLEESA